One Desulfovibrio aminophilus genomic region harbors:
- the secF gene encoding protein translocase subunit SecF: protein MGLQFIRPDTKIDFVGFRYVAYCVSAALILLGLVSLVVKGGPRYGIDFAGGIIVQVKFEEKTDMTQVRGALEGLKLPGMVIQQIGAAEESEYLVRTSSSEITSEEVRSMIAQSLAKDLPQAKGEIRRLEMVGPKVGADLRSKALEAMYYAILLIAIYISGRFEQRWTAAGIMAGGLFVGISALQFLGLSTSWLIVAAMVITLGLCLWLNLTYALGAVLALIHDVIITVGAFSLMNKEFDLTVIAALLTIIGYSLNDTIIVFDRIRETLRYGKGGTFAEVINSSINQTLSRTILTSGLTLIVVVCLYLLGGAVIHDFALALLIGIFVGTYSSIFVASPILLHFGKRRMAQDSAPAKA, encoded by the coding sequence TGTCCCTGGTGGTCAAGGGCGGTCCCCGCTACGGCATCGACTTCGCCGGCGGCATCATCGTCCAGGTCAAGTTCGAGGAAAAGACCGACATGACCCAGGTGCGCGGCGCCCTGGAAGGCCTCAAGCTGCCCGGCATGGTCATCCAGCAGATCGGCGCGGCCGAGGAGTCGGAGTACCTGGTGCGCACCTCCAGCTCGGAGATCACCTCCGAGGAGGTGCGGTCCATGATCGCCCAGTCCCTGGCCAAGGACCTGCCCCAGGCCAAGGGCGAAATCCGCCGTCTGGAAATGGTCGGCCCCAAGGTCGGCGCGGACCTCCGCTCCAAGGCCCTGGAGGCCATGTACTACGCCATTCTGCTCATCGCGATATACATCTCCGGGCGCTTCGAGCAACGCTGGACCGCGGCCGGGATCATGGCCGGAGGCCTGTTCGTGGGCATTTCGGCCCTGCAGTTCCTGGGCCTGTCCACGTCCTGGCTCATCGTCGCGGCCATGGTCATCACCCTGGGCCTCTGCCTCTGGCTGAACCTGACATACGCACTGGGGGCCGTACTGGCCCTCATCCACGACGTGATCATAACCGTGGGGGCGTTCTCGCTGATGAACAAGGAGTTCGACCTCACGGTCATCGCCGCGCTCCTGACCATCATCGGCTACTCCCTCAACGACACGATCATCGTCTTCGACCGCATCCGGGAGACCTTGCGCTACGGCAAGGGCGGGACGTTCGCGGAGGTCATCAACTCCTCCATCAACCAGACCCTGTCGCGGACCATCCTGACCTCGGGCCTGACCCTGATCGTGGTGGTCTGTCTCTACCTCCTGGGCGGCGCGGTGATCCACGACTTCGCCCTGGCCCTGCTCATCGGCATCTTCGTGGGCACCTACTCGTCGATCTTCGTGGCCAGCCCCATCCTGCTGCACTTCGGCAAGCGCCGCATGGCCCAGGATTCCGCCCCGGCCAAGGCCTAA
- a CDS encoding LysR family transcriptional regulator: MTIRNIRIMETRMDIRQLRTFLEAARRSSFKGAAQAVHLAQSSVSAQLRALEEELGSPLFERRPRRVVLTATGEALRPYAERIVALAEEALAGLSPDAAPRGKLTICSSESLAGHRLPEILRCFRLRHPQVRLVLKPASYEEIKAYLDEDRADLAFVIGGPVREERFLGEAMLREEMVLALPPEHRLAGRKGVRARDLGAETIIFTGPRCSYRLAFERSLAACGNQPASWMEFSNVEAIKRCVASGLGVALLPAVCLESERRSGEIATVPWREKDFEVLTQMVRRRERWVSPALVAFMDTARYVLGRTT, encoded by the coding sequence ATGACGATTCGGAATATCCGAATCATGGAGACGCGCATGGACATCCGCCAGCTCAGGACCTTCCTCGAAGCCGCCAGGAGATCCAGCTTCAAGGGCGCGGCCCAGGCCGTGCACCTGGCCCAATCCTCGGTCTCGGCCCAGCTCAGGGCCCTGGAGGAGGAACTCGGATCGCCGCTCTTCGAGCGCCGCCCGCGCCGCGTGGTCCTGACCGCCACGGGCGAGGCTCTGCGGCCCTATGCCGAGCGCATCGTGGCCCTGGCCGAGGAGGCCCTGGCCGGACTGTCGCCGGACGCGGCTCCGCGCGGCAAGCTGACCATCTGCTCCTCGGAATCCCTGGCCGGGCACCGGCTGCCGGAAATCCTGCGATGCTTCCGCCTGCGCCATCCCCAGGTGCGCCTCGTGCTCAAACCGGCCAGCTACGAGGAGATCAAGGCCTATCTCGACGAGGACCGGGCGGACCTGGCCTTCGTCATCGGCGGGCCGGTGCGCGAGGAACGCTTTCTGGGCGAGGCCATGCTGCGCGAAGAGATGGTCCTGGCCCTGCCTCCGGAGCACCGGCTGGCCGGGCGCAAGGGCGTGCGCGCCCGGGATCTGGGAGCCGAGACCATCATATTCACCGGGCCGCGTTGCAGCTACCGACTGGCCTTCGAGCGGAGCCTGGCCGCCTGCGGCAACCAGCCCGCCTCCTGGATGGAGTTCTCCAACGTGGAGGCCATCAAGCGTTGCGTGGCCTCCGGACTGGGCGTGGCCCTGCTTCCGGCGGTCTGTCTGGAGTCCGAGCGCCGGAGCGGCGAGATCGCCACCGTGCCCTGGAGGGAAAAGGATTTCGAGGTGCTGACCCAGATGGTCCGGCGGCGGGAACGCTGGGTCTCTCCGGCCCTGGTCGCCTTCATGGACACGGCCCGGTACGTGCTCGGCCGGACGACGTGA
- a CDS encoding adenylate kinase, whose amino-acid sequence MNILIFGPNGSGKGTQGALVKEKYKLDHIESGAIFRKHIGGGTELGKKAKEYIDRGELVPDDITIPMVLDVLKSSGANGWLLDGFPRSIVQAQKLWDALQAAGVKLDYVIEILLPRQVAKNRIMGRRLCANDNNHPNNIFIDAIKPDGDKCRVCGGALTARGDDQDEKAIDKRHDIYYDTTTGTLAAAYFYKDLAKAGKTKYIELNGEGSIGSIKDTLLAQLA is encoded by the coding sequence ATGAACATTCTTATTTTCGGCCCCAACGGCAGCGGCAAGGGCACCCAGGGCGCCCTCGTGAAGGAAAAATACAAGCTCGACCACATCGAGTCCGGCGCCATCTTCCGCAAGCACATCGGCGGCGGCACCGAGCTGGGCAAGAAGGCCAAGGAGTACATCGACCGCGGTGAGCTGGTGCCCGACGACATCACCATCCCCATGGTCCTGGACGTGCTCAAGAGCTCCGGCGCCAACGGCTGGCTCCTGGACGGCTTCCCCCGTTCCATCGTGCAGGCCCAGAAGCTGTGGGACGCCCTGCAGGCCGCCGGCGTGAAGCTGGACTACGTGATCGAGATTCTGCTGCCCCGCCAAGTGGCCAAGAACCGGATCATGGGCCGCCGCCTGTGCGCCAATGACAACAACCACCCGAACAACATCTTCATCGACGCCATCAAGCCCGACGGTGACAAGTGCCGGGTCTGCGGCGGCGCCCTCACGGCCCGCGGCGACGATCAGGACGAGAAGGCCATCGACAAGCGCCACGACATCTACTACGACACCACGACCGGCACCCTGGCCGCAGCCTACTTCTACAAGGATCTGGCCAAGGCCGGCAAGACCAAGTACATTGAACTGAACGGCGAGGGCTCCATCGGCTCCATCAAGGACACCCTCCTGGCCCAGCTGGCCTAG
- the tilS gene encoding tRNA lysidine(34) synthetase TilS, translating into MMAAPLPRTLQDLPPRWAHFCLGIERFTASDLGVSPWATGVLVAFSGGLDSTALLLAALCLTARNGGWVRAAHLDHGLRPESGEDAQAVLKVCEAVGVPCVVRRVDVAALAAETGAGLEDAGREARLEFLREVRAEAGTDWILLGHHLDDLAEDVLLRLVRGTGWPGLSGMPGRDVGRRLLRPLLLTPKSALRDFLTDLSAPWREDASNQEPLFRRNRMRHAVLPLLLEENPAFLDSMARLWRMGRQDEEFWDAQVSALFPVGAGGNLLLADATLEAAPPALRLRLYKRALDALGPGQALAETLFQLDDAWRENRLGCRFQFPGDKLAQVTREGLFFSKKS; encoded by the coding sequence ATGATGGCCGCTCCCCTGCCCCGCACCCTTCAAGACCTGCCCCCCCGCTGGGCCCATTTCTGCCTGGGGATCGAGCGCTTCACCGCCTCGGACCTGGGCGTTTCGCCGTGGGCGACCGGCGTGCTGGTGGCCTTTTCCGGCGGCCTGGACTCCACGGCCCTGCTGCTGGCCGCCCTCTGCCTGACCGCCCGGAATGGCGGATGGGTGCGGGCGGCGCACCTGGACCACGGCCTGCGTCCCGAGTCCGGCGAGGACGCCCAGGCGGTCTTGAAGGTCTGCGAGGCCGTCGGCGTGCCCTGCGTGGTCCGGCGCGTGGACGTGGCCGCGTTGGCCGCCGAGACGGGCGCGGGCCTGGAGGACGCGGGACGCGAGGCGCGTCTGGAATTCCTCCGCGAGGTCCGGGCCGAGGCCGGGACGGACTGGATTCTTCTGGGACACCATCTGGACGACCTGGCCGAGGATGTGCTCCTGCGCCTGGTGCGCGGCACGGGCTGGCCCGGGCTGTCCGGCATGCCCGGCCGGGACGTCGGCCGCCGCCTGCTCCGGCCCCTGCTCCTCACGCCCAAGTCCGCGCTGCGGGATTTTCTCACCGACCTGTCCGCGCCCTGGCGCGAGGACGCCAGCAACCAGGAGCCCCTGTTCCGGCGCAACCGCATGCGCCACGCCGTTCTGCCCTTGCTCCTGGAGGAGAACCCGGCCTTTCTCGACTCCATGGCCCGTCTCTGGCGCATGGGCCGCCAGGACGAAGAGTTCTGGGACGCCCAGGTGTCGGCCCTCTTTCCCGTGGGCGCGGGCGGGAACCTGCTGCTCGCGGATGCGACCTTGGAGGCCGCGCCCCCGGCCCTGCGGCTGCGGCTCTATAAGCGCGCCCTGGACGCCCTCGGACCGGGGCAGGCCCTTGCCGAAACATTGTTCCAACTGGACGACGCCTGGCGCGAAAATCGCCTGGGTTGCCGGTTTCAGTTCCCCGGCGACAAGCTGGCCCAGGTCACGCGTGAAGGTCTTTTCTTCTCGAAAAAATCTTGA
- the hemA gene encoding glutamyl-tRNA reductase — protein MDKKIILLGLNHRTAPVEVREQYALTNVEGFEEGLLRDCPVSECLALSTCNRVEILAVTDTDAEASGAVLSYWARVCGGDGGVLSPHVYAHEGLAAVEHVFRVAASLDSMIMGEPQILGQLKASYRKAVTKGAARVIVNRLLHKSFSVAKRVRTETAIASSAVSISFAAVELARKIFGDLAGKTAMLIGAGEMAELAATHLLTNGISRLLIANRTLARAKELAKTMRGEAVAFEELFARLPEADIVISSTGSPTAIIHSRDMKAVLKARKHAPMFFIDIAVPRDIDPDVNSLDNVYLYDIDDLKEVVEGNLAQRREEAVKAQDIVAAETETFGRWLKSLELQPTIVDLMCRAEDIGRRELARTLRRIGPVDEDTRKALETLVLSVGHKLLHEPVVYLKRRAQEETAERFIDQARRMFNLDREDVPRDAHSDRKRPDADLEDDENGEAVCRPLD, from the coding sequence ATGGATAAGAAGATCATCCTGCTCGGACTCAATCACCGCACCGCGCCGGTGGAGGTCCGCGAACAATACGCGCTGACGAACGTCGAGGGATTCGAGGAGGGGCTGCTCCGCGACTGCCCTGTGAGCGAGTGCCTGGCCCTGTCCACCTGCAACCGGGTGGAGATCCTGGCCGTCACCGACACGGACGCGGAGGCCTCCGGGGCGGTCCTGTCCTACTGGGCCCGGGTCTGCGGCGGCGACGGGGGCGTGCTCTCCCCGCACGTCTACGCCCACGAGGGCCTGGCGGCCGTGGAGCACGTCTTCCGGGTGGCCGCGAGCCTGGACTCCATGATCATGGGCGAGCCCCAGATCCTGGGCCAGCTCAAGGCCTCCTACCGCAAGGCCGTGACCAAGGGCGCGGCCCGGGTCATCGTCAACCGCCTGCTGCACAAGTCCTTTTCCGTGGCCAAGCGGGTGCGCACCGAGACGGCCATCGCCTCCAGCGCGGTGTCCATCAGCTTCGCGGCCGTGGAGCTGGCCCGCAAGATATTCGGCGACCTCGCGGGCAAAACCGCCATGCTCATCGGCGCGGGCGAGATGGCCGAGCTGGCGGCCACGCACCTGCTGACCAACGGCATCTCCCGGCTGCTCATCGCCAACCGCACCCTGGCCCGGGCCAAGGAGCTGGCCAAGACCATGCGCGGCGAGGCCGTGGCCTTCGAGGAACTGTTCGCCCGGTTGCCCGAGGCCGACATCGTCATCAGCTCCACGGGGTCGCCCACGGCCATCATCCACTCCCGGGACATGAAGGCCGTGCTCAAGGCCCGCAAGCACGCGCCTATGTTCTTCATCGACATCGCCGTGCCTCGGGACATCGACCCGGACGTGAACAGCCTGGACAACGTCTACCTCTACGACATCGACGACCTCAAGGAAGTGGTCGAGGGCAACCTGGCCCAGCGTCGGGAGGAGGCGGTCAAGGCCCAGGACATCGTGGCCGCCGAGACCGAGACCTTCGGCCGCTGGCTCAAGTCCCTGGAATTGCAGCCGACCATCGTAGACCTCATGTGCCGCGCCGAGGACATCGGCCGCCGCGAGCTGGCCCGGACCCTGCGCCGCATCGGGCCGGTGGACGAGGATACGCGCAAGGCCCTGGAAACCCTGGTCCTCTCCGTCGGCCACAAGCTCCTGCACGAGCCGGTGGTCTACCTCAAGCGCCGGGCCCAGGAGGAGACCGCCGAGCGCTTCATCGACCAGGCGCGGCGGATGTTCAACCTGGACCGCGAGGACGTGCCGCGGGACGCCCACTCCGACCGCAAGAGGCCGGACGCGGACCTCGAAGACGACGAGAACGGGGAGGCGGTCTGCCGCCCCCTGGACTAG
- the ccsA gene encoding cytochrome c biogenesis protein CcsA, producing MGSFELLQLIVIAVYLAGTLLFLAGAARARETLKRAAALFAVAGLALHGADLFIQVLERGQFPSGGDFYLNLIAFCVLLAGLVVWKRLKSRFLALAVLPLTLLLFVASLAASGIRVTIPRELTLVFFGMHIAALVACMALLTLAFGAGLAFLNLNKKIKSKAGPAALGTDLPSLDNFDRVNRWATLYGFPLYTVGLFSGFLWRWMDPLKKFGWDPMNITALAVWFLFTALFYQRTVLGWRGRKPALMAIAVFAFVVVAFLHHSITFRP from the coding sequence ATGGGCTCGTTTGAACTGCTGCAACTCATCGTCATCGCGGTCTATCTGGCGGGCACCCTGCTCTTCCTGGCCGGGGCCGCCCGGGCCAGGGAGACCCTCAAGCGCGCCGCCGCGCTCTTCGCCGTGGCCGGTCTGGCCCTCCACGGCGCGGACCTGTTCATCCAGGTCCTGGAGCGCGGCCAGTTCCCCAGCGGCGGGGATTTCTACCTGAACCTCATCGCCTTCTGCGTGCTCCTGGCCGGGCTCGTGGTCTGGAAGCGGCTCAAGTCGCGCTTCCTGGCCCTGGCCGTGCTGCCGTTGACCCTGCTCCTGTTCGTGGCCTCGCTGGCCGCCTCGGGCATCCGGGTGACCATCCCCCGCGAGCTGACCCTGGTCTTCTTCGGCATGCACATCGCGGCCCTGGTGGCCTGCATGGCCCTGCTCACCCTGGCCTTCGGCGCGGGCCTCGCCTTCCTGAACCTGAACAAGAAGATCAAGAGCAAGGCCGGACCGGCGGCCCTGGGCACGGACCTGCCCTCCCTGGACAACTTCGACCGGGTGAACCGCTGGGCCACGCTCTACGGCTTTCCGCTCTACACCGTGGGCCTCTTTTCCGGCTTCCTCTGGCGCTGGATGGACCCGCTGAAGAAATTCGGCTGGGACCCCATGAACATCACGGCCCTGGCCGTCTGGTTCCTGTTCACCGCGCTCTTCTATCAGCGCACGGTGCTGGGTTGGCGCGGCCGCAAGCCAGCGCTCATGGCCATCGCGGTCTTCGCCTTCGTCGTCGTGGCCTTCCTCCATCACTCCATCACCTTCCGACCCTAG
- a CDS encoding bifunctional precorrin-2 dehydrogenase/sirohydrochlorin ferrochelatase — translation MRYYPMFVNLENKSCLVVGAGEVGARKIATLLSCGARSILVLDTREPDEGLRALLERPGVAFERREFRDADLDGRFLVIASTSNEALNWRISDLCRERNLLCNIVDQPEKCSFIVPALVTQGDLTLAISTGGQSPALAKHLRKHLQESFGAEYGAFLVVMGRLRPMLLELDRPTGENTAVFRAVVGSRLMETLAAKDFGQAAAVLDEHLPEPLRPRIPELLHGLV, via the coding sequence ATGCGCTATTATCCCATGTTCGTGAATCTGGAGAACAAGAGCTGCCTCGTGGTGGGCGCGGGCGAGGTGGGCGCGCGCAAGATCGCCACCCTGCTCTCCTGCGGAGCCCGCTCCATCCTGGTCCTGGACACCCGCGAGCCCGACGAGGGGCTGCGCGCCCTGCTGGAACGGCCCGGCGTGGCCTTCGAGCGCCGCGAGTTCCGCGACGCGGACCTGGACGGCCGTTTCCTGGTCATCGCCTCCACCAGCAACGAGGCCCTCAACTGGCGCATCAGCGACCTCTGCCGCGAGCGCAACCTGCTCTGCAACATCGTGGACCAGCCGGAGAAATGCAGCTTCATCGTGCCCGCCCTGGTGACCCAGGGCGACCTGACCCTGGCGATCTCCACCGGCGGCCAGAGCCCGGCCCTGGCCAAGCACCTGCGCAAGCACCTGCAGGAGTCCTTCGGCGCGGAATACGGGGCCTTCCTCGTGGTCATGGGCCGCCTGCGCCCCATGCTCCTGGAGCTGGACCGGCCCACCGGCGAGAACACCGCCGTGTTCCGGGCCGTGGTCGGCTCGCGGCTCATGGAGACCCTGGCGGCCAAGGATTTCGGCCAGGCCGCCGCCGTGCTCGACGAACACCTGCCGGAACCGTTGCGTCCGCGCATCCCGGAGCTGCTGCATGGGCTCGTTTGA
- a CDS encoding glycosyltransferase family 9 protein — protein MKHVLVVQLARFGDLVQTKRLILSLRAQPDTVTHLCLDASLEPLARLVFPEVVTHPVTAHGAGLAQAGPEALFTAMLERNRQAFAELTAQRFETVYNLNRSPLNLALASLFEPEQVRGYAWRQGQPLQAPWPELAMRWSGQRRLGINLVDFWAHFADAPVPPEAVNPEARAGGAGVGVVLAGRESRRSLPPEILARFAAAAFERAGRGRILLLGSKAEIPAAKAVLRALPGRLADKVTDLSGKTDWAGLAEAVGGLDLVLTPDTGTMHLAAHLGAPVTAFFLSSAWCFETGPYGLGHTVHQAVFDCLPCLESRPCHLEQRCLAPFEDPGFVRFLSTGKPGHAPEGILSLRAEFDSLGQTYAPAAGEDADQEQRLRFRAFLARHLGLPGAEKGVPDSGLAERFYQERDWFVRNNVIDFKY, from the coding sequence ATGAAACACGTGCTCGTCGTCCAGCTGGCCCGCTTCGGGGACCTCGTCCAGACCAAGCGTCTCATCCTTTCCCTGCGCGCCCAACCGGACACCGTGACGCACCTCTGCCTGGACGCATCCCTGGAGCCGCTGGCGCGGCTGGTCTTCCCCGAGGTGGTCACGCATCCCGTGACCGCCCACGGCGCCGGCCTGGCCCAGGCCGGGCCCGAGGCCCTGTTCACGGCCATGCTGGAGCGCAACCGCCAGGCCTTCGCGGAACTTACGGCCCAGCGGTTCGAGACGGTGTACAACCTGAACCGCTCGCCCCTGAACCTCGCCCTGGCCTCGCTCTTCGAACCCGAGCAGGTGCGCGGCTACGCCTGGAGGCAGGGCCAGCCCCTGCAGGCGCCCTGGCCCGAGCTGGCCATGCGCTGGTCCGGCCAGCGCCGCCTGGGCATCAATCTCGTGGACTTCTGGGCCCACTTCGCGGACGCGCCCGTGCCGCCCGAGGCGGTCAATCCCGAGGCCAGGGCCGGAGGAGCAGGCGTGGGCGTGGTCCTGGCCGGGCGCGAGTCGCGGCGCTCCCTACCGCCCGAAATCCTGGCCCGGTTCGCGGCCGCCGCCTTCGAGCGCGCGGGCCGGGGCCGCATCCTCCTGCTGGGCTCCAAGGCCGAGATTCCGGCGGCCAAGGCCGTGCTGCGGGCCCTGCCGGGCCGACTGGCGGACAAGGTCACGGACCTCTCCGGCAAAACCGACTGGGCCGGACTGGCCGAGGCCGTCGGCGGGCTGGACCTCGTCCTGACCCCGGACACCGGGACCATGCACCTGGCCGCGCACCTGGGCGCGCCCGTGACGGCCTTCTTCCTCTCCTCGGCCTGGTGCTTCGAGACCGGCCCCTACGGCCTGGGCCACACGGTCCACCAGGCCGTTTTCGACTGCCTGCCCTGCCTGGAGAGCCGTCCCTGCCACCTGGAGCAGCGCTGCCTGGCCCCCTTCGAGGACCCGGGCTTCGTCCGCTTCCTCTCCACCGGCAAGCCCGGGCATGCTCCCGAGGGCATCCTCTCCCTGCGGGCCGAATTCGACTCCCTGGGCCAGACCTACGCCCCCGCGGCGGGGGAGGACGCGGACCAGGAGCAGCGGCTCCGCTTCCGGGCCTTCCTGGCCCGGCACCTGGGCCTGCCGGGCGCGGAGAAGGGCGTCCCGGACAGCGGACTGGCCGAACGCTTCTACCAGGAACGGGATTGGTTCGTACGAAATAACGTCATTGATTTTAAATATTAG
- a CDS encoding glycosyltransferase — protein MDKHLRVLVVLPMYGGSLPVGRFCARALRRLGHTVEVLESPDFHSAYKALEVLRVTSDRLQYLENSFLQVVSQAVLAKAETFEPDLVLALAQAPLSIQALKRLRRDKVATAMWFVEDFRLFTYWQAFAPHYDLFAVIQKEPFFEQLQGIGQPNALYLPLAADPEFHRPLELTPAERKEYGADLAFMGAGYPNRRLAFRKLLREGFKIWGTEWEGDPVLKPYVQRNGARVSSEDCVKIFNATAVNLNLHSSIQAEHLVTRGDFINPRTFEIAACGAFQLVDLRGLMSGAFAQDELATFTTMAELSEKIDYFIKNPEEREAFSRRGRARVLAEHTYDRRMDTLLDFAAERLPDWPRERSRAAALDAGLPEHLRAEVAALLDRLGLPADVSFDDLVWAVRQQQGALSDLDAAVLFLDEWRKLYVERRQQPGSRAGG, from the coding sequence ATGGACAAGCATCTGCGCGTTCTCGTGGTACTCCCCATGTACGGCGGCTCGTTGCCAGTGGGACGCTTCTGCGCCCGGGCCCTGCGTCGTCTCGGCCACACGGTCGAGGTGCTGGAGTCCCCGGATTTCCATTCCGCCTACAAGGCCCTGGAAGTCCTGCGCGTGACCTCGGACCGGCTGCAATACCTGGAGAACAGCTTCCTCCAGGTGGTCTCCCAGGCCGTGCTGGCCAAGGCGGAGACCTTCGAGCCGGACCTGGTCCTGGCCCTGGCCCAGGCCCCGCTGAGCATCCAGGCCCTCAAACGCCTGCGCCGGGACAAGGTGGCCACGGCCATGTGGTTCGTGGAGGACTTCCGCCTGTTCACCTACTGGCAGGCCTTCGCCCCGCACTACGACCTCTTCGCCGTAATCCAGAAGGAGCCTTTTTTCGAGCAGTTGCAGGGTATCGGCCAGCCCAACGCCCTGTACCTGCCCCTGGCCGCGGACCCGGAATTCCACCGGCCCCTGGAGCTGACCCCGGCCGAGCGCAAGGAATACGGCGCGGACCTCGCCTTCATGGGCGCGGGCTATCCCAACCGCCGCCTGGCCTTCCGCAAGCTCCTGCGCGAAGGGTTCAAGATCTGGGGCACGGAGTGGGAGGGCGACCCGGTGCTCAAGCCTTACGTGCAACGGAACGGGGCGCGCGTCTCCTCCGAGGACTGCGTGAAGATCTTCAACGCCACGGCCGTGAACCTCAACCTGCACTCGAGCATCCAGGCCGAGCATCTCGTCACCCGTGGGGACTTCATCAACCCCAGGACGTTCGAGATCGCGGCCTGCGGGGCCTTTCAGCTGGTGGACCTGCGCGGCCTCATGTCCGGGGCCTTCGCCCAGGACGAGCTGGCGACCTTCACCACGATGGCGGAACTTTCTGAAAAAATAGACTATTTCATCAAGAATCCAGAGGAACGCGAGGCCTTCTCCCGACGCGGCCGCGCTCGGGTCCTGGCCGAGCACACCTATGACCGCCGCATGGACACGCTCCTCGACTTCGCGGCCGAACGCCTTCCCGACTGGCCCCGGGAGCGGAGCAGGGCGGCGGCCCTGGACGCCGGGCTGCCCGAGCACCTGCGCGCCGAGGTGGCCGCCCTCCTGGACCGGCTCGGCCTGCCCGCCGACGTGTCCTTCGACGACCTCGTCTGGGCCGTGCGGCAGCAACAGGGCGCTCTCTCGGATCTGGACGCGGCGGTGCTCTTCCTGGACGAGTGGCGGAAGCTCTATGTGGAGCGCCGGCAGCAGCCGGGCTCCCGCGCCGGCGGCTAG
- a CDS encoding replication-associated recombination protein A produces the protein MKIEIAEKQPLADRIRPKQLADFAGQDHLRDRLNAFLEAKRLPSLLFFGPPGCGKSTLALLLARAKGLPYLRVSAPEAGLTALRKQLSGIEILILDELHRFSKAQQDFFLPLLETGEIVLLATTTENPSFSVTRQLLSRLHVLRCRALTRQELARIAKRGSEVLEAEIADESLDILASLAGGDGRTLLNLLEYTSGLPPERRTPESLKQSLPEVVIRGDRDGDSHYELASAMIKSIRGSDPDAALYYLACLLESGEDPRFVCRRLVLSASEDVGLADPQALQLAVACQQAVEFVGMPEGFIPLAETAVYLALAPKSNASYSGYLNAQKEIRTNGMKPVPLHLRNASTSMQKEWGYGRGYKYPHSFPGAWTEQDYLPSELKGRTFYFAKDEGQEPRLLAWLKRRRKVGE, from the coding sequence ATGAAGATCGAGATCGCCGAGAAACAACCCCTGGCCGACCGCATCCGGCCCAAGCAGCTGGCGGACTTCGCCGGCCAGGACCACCTGCGCGACCGGCTGAACGCCTTCCTTGAGGCCAAACGCCTGCCGAGCCTGCTCTTCTTCGGGCCGCCCGGCTGCGGCAAGTCCACCCTGGCCCTGCTCCTGGCCCGGGCCAAGGGCCTGCCCTATCTGCGCGTGAGCGCGCCCGAGGCCGGGCTGACCGCCCTGCGCAAGCAGCTCTCGGGCATCGAAATCCTCATCCTCGACGAACTGCACCGTTTTTCCAAGGCCCAGCAGGATTTCTTCCTGCCCCTGCTGGAGACGGGCGAGATCGTGCTTCTGGCCACCACCACGGAGAACCCCTCCTTCAGCGTGACCCGCCAGCTCCTCTCACGGCTGCATGTACTGCGCTGCCGGGCCCTGACCCGCCAGGAACTGGCGCGCATCGCCAAGCGCGGGTCCGAGGTCCTGGAGGCGGAGATCGCGGACGAAAGCCTGGACATCCTGGCCTCGCTCGCCGGAGGCGACGGCCGGACCCTGCTCAACCTTCTGGAATACACCTCGGGCCTGCCCCCGGAGCGGCGCACCCCGGAGAGCCTGAAGCAGTCCCTGCCCGAAGTGGTCATCCGGGGCGACCGCGACGGCGACTCGCACTACGAACTGGCCTCGGCCATGATCAAATCCATCCGGGGCAGCGACCCGGACGCGGCGCTCTATTACCTGGCCTGTCTCCTGGAGTCCGGCGAGGATCCGCGTTTCGTCTGCCGTCGCCTTGTGCTCTCGGCCTCCGAGGACGTGGGCCTGGCCGACCCCCAGGCCCTGCAGTTGGCCGTGGCCTGCCAACAGGCCGTGGAGTTCGTGGGCATGCCCGAGGGCTTCATTCCCCTGGCCGAAACGGCGGTCTACCTGGCCCTGGCGCCCAAGAGCAACGCCTCCTACTCGGGCTATCTCAACGCCCAGAAGGAAATCCGCACCAACGGCATGAAGCCCGTGCCCCTGCACCTGCGCAACGCCTCCACGAGCATGCAGAAGGAATGGGGCTACGGCCGGGGATACAAGTATCCGCATTCCTTCCCCGGGGCCTGGACCGAGCAGGACTACCTGCCCTCCGAACTCAAGGGCAGGACCTTTTATTTCGCCAAGGACGAGGGCCAGGAGCCGCGGCTCCTGGCTTGGCTCAAGAGGCGGCGCAAGGTGGGAGAGTGA